The following is a genomic window from Benincasa hispida cultivar B227 chromosome 7, ASM972705v1, whole genome shotgun sequence.
atgcagatCTATCCACCCACCATTACTCTGAATAAATTTCGAAAATTAAAACTGAGACAAAAAAATCGCACGCTCTGATACCCATTGAAGGATGTGTGAACGTCCGATGTAGAAGCGAATTGTagtcccaattttatttttacaaaaatatacATAATTTCAAAGGATGAAAACATGGATACAGTCTAACTAAGCATGCTATAATAATTTTAAGAGGAAATAAGGGATTTAAAGCTACTTACCCTCGAAGACCAAAATATTTTGAAGTTACTTACTCTTGAAGACCAAAATACCTTCACGTTTCCTCTCCGGCCAAGAACTCCTTGAATTCTCCCATGAACTAGAACACACCAAAAATACagcaacaaaaataaataaataactataaACACCACTACAACGAAACCTCAGTATTCTAGGAGGTGGAAAACATCGAGAATTATGGGCTTTGATTTTACTTTTAGAAAAAGGAGGAAGAGTtttgttttgagagaaaaaatctGCAAAGAATGCACTTGGGAGAGTTGTGTCTACTGCGTGAAAACTGAGGAAGAAGTATATCATATCTCAAAAACTATTCCCCACTCTTACGTTCAATGAGAGAATAAAAGGGGACCTctataaccaattaattttaaaatcacctttttaaataattaaattaaataaataattttgaaatcatataattaatatttaaatcatattcaaatttttattttccccTAAAACGAAACTTTATATTACAATGTATCATATGCATTATCttaattatatctcatgtaattaattttatattaatcacatctTATATACTTAATTCCctccattaatttgaacaatttaaattaacccaaaattaatttgattctcattaatctcaATTGATCTATCGAAGGGGTATGGACATATAGATTGAACCTCCactggtacttgattaattaattaaactctttaattaaattaatcaacttccattaactgtcagtcactccactaaatactgacagttgcattcttcgtactacaaatatatttctatatccattggatataaccaatcaacggtgtgttgacctttcacaaattgctcgtaagtacaactaagacaaaattaatattttgcccctatagttatatctaactctttaagtatcactaatccctctaatgaacaataagttatactCCAACTATAACCGaaaccctctcgagccaggagagggtatggcgtcacattattcaagccatgtaatcaactcttaagggagcaatttctctacttactctaactatagaaaataagtgaatttcttcttgtgtagctgtattcctagctccctaattaggcaaatccccaaaatggtaggcatattgagttggcgaaactgaccactttcacccatgaagatcaaagaaccgccttcataggcaatagttcacaactcattcaggattcaagtcaagtcATCAAGGGTCAtcttggtaaaatgtaagtctcttctagcaacggtgttatatagaaagactacttatttcgtggttcggtcttataaaaactctttgtatagaatacctctgtttacatgtctccacgtgaataatcaggatcaaattgtttgtagcaatttacaacaattgtaacaactacaaagcgggtcgtattcatcGTGTCTCtgggataaggtatctagccttatccatctactacagaccatttaaattatcacttaaatatgatccatatGTACATCTtaacatacatgtttaagttacagaaaaTAACCttggttcttagtttattgattttgtgggTTATTGCaactaattatcaaataaaataatgttattttattagaaaataaaaagtttgtacaatacaattacaaactacgagatcaCAAGAtgtagagcatcaaccccaatactttctccatttgaccttgaatttttttcttccaCGACCTCTTGATGAATTAGAGTTTAAATTACTCTCATCAAATTTCTTTGACCATAATTTTCTCAATCTCGACCTCTAAAATCACCACGTCCACAATTGTTACCACGTCCTCGACCTCAATTGCCTTTTTCTTGgctatcttctttatctttcaATTGCAACTTTGACTGAAAAAGTTGCTCATTTTTTCTGTTTGTTCTTCTTGAAAATTTTTTCTTCATGGGCTTGTAACGAAACCATAAGTTGATCAGCAGACATTGTACTCAAGTGCAATGTCTTTTGATTCTTTAATAGCTACAACGATGAAAAGGAATTTTTCATCCAATGATCGAAGTATCTTTCTTACTACCTGTTCATCACTTATTATCTCACcatatcttttcattttatttactACTGCTAATAATCTTGAAGTATAATATGAAACCGATTTAGACTCCATATATAGTGATTCATAATCACATCTCAATTTTTGGAGGCGAACCTCTACTCCTTTGTATGTATCTCCAAAATTTTTCATACTTGATGTGCAATAGTTGCTCCAGAaatcttctcaaaatttggATCATCGATGGATTGATGAATGATGGTGAGAGCCTTTTGGTCTTTTTTCCTTGTATTTTGCAAAGCTTCTTGTTGAGCTTGATTTAAAGCCACATCACTTTCTGGTTCTTCATAACCATTACTGACAATGTCTCATACATCTTGTGAACGAAGTAGAGCTTTCATACCAATACACCAATTGCTATATTTTCCGTAAGTCGAGGTACTTGGAAAGGAACCAAATTATTGTTTGCCATTTGCAAAAACAATTCTTATTTTTCAAACTCAAACTCTTATATCACTTTGTTGGAAGCGTGTGATAGACACTCACaaataaataaccaacaaaaggttatttgagaggaaacaaAATCACTTTTATTTGAAACTCTTTAAACTTGGCTCACACTTTTAATTGAACTCTCTTTGTGTGTTCTTCTCTACATACTTGGTTGCCATTTCAATACAAAATATCAATTCAATATATAGGATTATAACTCTCACCTTAATcaaacacataaaaaaaaacctttaaagtcctatatttaatttattgacgTATCGAACTCTCTTCGATATATGGCCTTGCcaactttcatcaattaaaatACTTAATTAACTCACATCTTTTAATTCATCTataatttatctaattaaaacatgtttaatttcCAACACTAACTTCAATATATTAACTTCATACTTCAAATCTCAACTCATCGCCTCTAACACATCCTTAATGATCGAGTTAAAACTACCAAAAGTTCTCGTGTTTGTCGTTTTAAATTGCCCATGACCAAATAATTAGTATATATTTTTCTGCACATATATTCCTCCTATAAcctttattttgtatatttttaaaattaatttgtctACTAAACAAAATTGACATTATATATGTGTATAAATATGACGTGGTTTGATAACTAgcaaaataagtaaaataaacttttttacCCAACCAagtccaaaaaataaaaataaaaataaaaacaaagacaATTCATGAAAGAGGGGTCGCACTAGGTTGGGTGAAAAAGTAATGtagataattatttatttgcagtGAAAAAGTCTACACAtagtcgatttttttttttttgtctcattAATGAAGTCTTCAACTAGGCTTGATTTAGCTACTTTTTTTTACTCACACCTACTCTGAATTAGATGTATGTTATTGGTATATTATTTGAGTTACTTTAGAATTGTTAGCCACTATTTGAAGAATTAAATTAGATtatgtcttttttttaaaaatattacttTTAATTTCTTGCCAATTGTTATGACgaatttttttactttaaagAATCTTCTACGTTTCGTTAAGTTTTTATATTGTCTTACATTTTACGCCAGTATCTCGAACTCTCCACTCCCTAATTACTAGTTGGGTAGTTGTTtggttcaaattgaattaaatttgatcATGAATTGTGTCACTGAAAAATATGATGTTTTTCATGTTAAGCAACTAATATTTTAACACGTGCATGGATAAcagattaatttaataatcaTGACATAATCTATACAACTTGTCAAAGTGGACTTTGACATGACCTTCATCTCTAGAAATCAGAGGTTGAATCTATAAAACTTTCATATATAACAGactaatttaaacatattacAACTAATCTGTAAGCGTTGATGTGAGatgataaatttaaatacataatcTCTATTGCCATCTATCTGCCATAATCTGCCTTGATTTGAGAGAAAACTTCAGTAGCAGTTAAATGAGTGTCTAGATCTTGACTCATATCTGGATCATCTCTTAGCATCGAAGGACCAATAGAAGGAAAACGACGAATGGCTGCGGAAGAAGCATCATTGGGAATGGTTTCACTATCTTCATGTGGCATTCTAGGATGTGCACTTTGTTGAAGTTGCAATGCATATTCCAAATCCCACAACACATCTGCCATTGTTGGCCTATTAGCAGCGTCATCTTGTAAGCATTTCTCTATTGTATCACTGTACTTTCTCAAGGAGTTTGGATCAATTTGACCCTCCAATTTGGGGTCAATTATCTCTTCaagtaactccattttcttGCACCTCAACCCCCATTCTGCTAGATTTATTTGTTCTCTTGGGAGTGTTGGATTCAAAGCTGGTCTTGCACATAGAACCTCTAGAAGGAGTACACCGAATGAGTAGACATCGGATTTCTCTGTCAGTTGTTGGGTTCGGAAATACTCGGGATCAAGATAGCCAAACGTTCCTTTGATATCTGTGCTGACATGCGTTTCATCAAGAGGGCCTGCTCTTGAAAGTCCAAAATCAGAGACTTTTGCAACAAGGTTCTCATCAAGCAAGATATTGGTGGATTTGACATCACGGTGAATGATTCCCCCAGCTGAGCCTTTGTGCAAGTAATGTAGTCCTCTAGCTGCACCAATGCAAATTTCAAGTCTTTTCTTCCAAGGGAGAGGAGGTAAGTTCGAGTTGTAAAGATGCTCTCTTAGAGTTCCTTTCTCCAAAAATTCATAAACCAAAATCATCTCCAATCCCTCATCACAATACCCAATGAACGAAACGAGGTGACGATGTCGAATTCTTGACAAGATTGTGATTTCCCTCTCGAATTCAGAAATGCCTTGTCCAGCTCCTGGTTGGCTTCGCTTCACAGCTACTTTCGTACCATTCCTCATCACTCCTCTGTAAACTTTCCCAAAACCACCCTCACCAACAAGGAATTTCTTGTTGAAATGGTTTGTGGCGGTTTTGATTTCAGCAAGTGAAAATTTCAACCCAAGATTCAAATCTGGGATGGGGGAGCTGCTTGTAGTTCTCTCAGTAAACCTGCTCTGAGTACTCCCACCTCCAAACCTAGACAATGGTGTCcattgtgtgtgtgtatgtgtttGTGAAGCTTCATCACTTCTTTTTTTCCTGCATttcaaaccaaaccaaattccACATCCTAAAATGCAAACCAAACATAAACCCCCAACAGACAATCCCACCAAAACACCAACaattttcttcttgtttttctcTCCAAAAGACTCATTAATATCAGGATCTTTGCTACCTTCATCCATGACTTCCATAATCTCAACCCCATTAAGAAAAGCAGTGGGTTGTCCAGATTCATTATGACCCAAAGGACCAACACTGACATTAATTAACCCATTTTCACCTGAATCCACAGGGAaatcataatgaaatggatAAGGAAATCCATTTCTCTCTGAAACATGAGATCCGATCTCCTTACTGAAGCTATTCCCAATATACAAATTGAAGACAAGAAAACCATCAGATGTTATAGCAATGAAATCATAGAAATGAACTCGTACAAGATGGAGAGTCTTCTTTCTCAAAGGAAAAGACCAAGTTATATTGAAGAAATTGAGAGAGGAACTGGAGTTTATATTCAATTCCTTGGCTGTTCTATATACCAAATCCGGCGCAAAATAATCGTCTGTTGGATTCTCGTAATCCGGTGTCGATGGATAAGGGTTACTGTTCTTTGCAAAGCTCGGATTCAACAAATAAGCATCGTCCTGTTCCCATTTCCTCCATAGTTTATCCCCATTAATGGAGATTACATCACCTCCCACATTAAGTCTGTAAATTGTATGCGAAATCAAAAAAGGTAAAACTACATTAGGTGCACCTCCGTTTCTTCCATCAGAGATAATTTGCTGAGATTCAGACTCGAAGAAGTTTGGTGGAGTGGGGAAAACTTCAATGGCATTTACAAACGCAATAGACGAAGATTTAGGTATAAAGATAATACGAAACTTTCCTGTACTTAATCTCACGAAGAATTCCTTAATTGTAGCAGAACCATTACCGATTGTATTGATGGCGTTAACATTTTTGAGAAGGAAAAATTCACTAGCCGAAACATCGAAAAGAGCAGCAGATAAATCGGCGAGAAAATTGGAAGGAGAGAAATGAAGTCGTACAATATGAACAGCATCTTGTTCGATGTCAAATTCGTAAAACGCCGGCTGATTGAAAACCCTAACGGAGTCATTCAGATGACTGAGTTCCCGGGAATTCTGTGAAGTGAACCTGAAAGTATCAGTAGCAATCAAGTCGCCGATGAACATCCGGCCGGCGTCATCGACGGCGTTGGTTGCTGATCCACAGTTGACGAAATACGTGTACGGAAGAGTATATGACTGAGCAAAGACTTggagagagaagaagagaagagagagaagaaggtGAAAGAAATGGGCATGGAATGCAGAGCGTCGAAACAATTCCATGAAAGGAAACAATGGTGGGTTTAGTTCTGAAGAGGATAATCATGGGGAAAAGGAGAAGAAATTCGAACAAGTCCACGATTCAACGCCATGTGAAGATAATTAAGATCTGCAACTACGTTGAATATCCATTAAAGAATACAGATGTAGACTAGTGGAAGGAGGATGATGAAGGATTGAtagtgaaataaaataaataaaaataaatacgtCCGAAAAGACTTGTGGAAAATAGCGCGATGGGAACCGTTTTGTGGTTGTAGAGAATAAATGGTTCATGGGTGGGGCCAAGTAGAAAGAAAGGCACGTGGCAAATTTCTTCCTTATTTTTTAGGGAAAAATATTTTGAGAAAGTTGATTAAAAAGATTCGTTTTTCAAACTCCAAAATAATTATTGccccattttttaaatttgaagggGACGTTTGAGGTAAGGGTTACCATCAAAATATAATAGTCACCTCTTGCTATagtaactatttcaaaaccacCAATTAGCTAccgtcaacactatttcaaaaccctcaTGTGCTACCGTACTTACTATTTACtataatttttactattttacattcatcatttttattatttccttttcaaactaaaatagtttatacttcaaatacatactattataacccaaacgaAAAGAATCTATACCCCAAATACAAACTATCATAACCTAACTATAATAACTAGCTCATTGCCCCAAATGCCCCTTAAGAATTTCGATATTTTCATTAGTTCATCATcaaccaattttataaaattaccttttcttcttcttcttccgatGCGACCAACTTCGATGAGACAATGCACCAGCTCCGACAAATCCAATGAGCAGTTCTAgttatttttgttggataagATTGGGATCAAAGTCCCACATCGGTTAAATAAGGGGATGATCGTGGGTTTATAAGGGAGGACAACTATCTTCAATGGTATGAGA
Proteins encoded in this region:
- the LOC120081589 gene encoding probable receptor-like protein kinase At5g24010, translating into MELFRRSAFHAHFFHLLLSLLFFSLQVFAQSYTLPYTYFVNCGSATNAVDDAGRMFIGDLIATDTFRFTSQNSRELSHLNDSVRVFNQPAFYEFDIEQDAVHIVRLHFSPSNFLADLSAALFDVSASEFFLLKNVNAINTIGNGSATIKEFFVRLSTGKFRIIFIPKSSSIAFVNAIEVFPTPPNFFESESQQIISDGRNGGAPNVVLPFLISHTIYRLNVGGDVISINGDKLWRKWEQDDAYLLNPSFAKNSNPYPSTPDYENPTDDYFAPDLVYRTAKELNINSSSSLNFFNITWSFPLRKKTLHLVRVHFYDFIAITSDGFLVFNLYIGNSFSKEIGSHVSERNGFPYPFHYDFPVDSGENGLINVSVGPLGHNESGQPTAFLNGVEIMEVMDEGSKDPDINESFGEKNKKKIVGVLVGLSVGGLCLVCILGCGIWFGLKCRKKRSDEASQTHTHTQWTPLSRFGGGSTQSRFTERTTSSSPIPDLNLGLKFSLAEIKTATNHFNKKFLVGEGGFGKVYRGVMRNGTKVAVKRSQPGAGQGISEFEREITILSRIRHRHLVSFIGYCDEGLEMILVYEFLEKGTLREHLYNSNLPPLPWKKRLEICIGAARGLHYLHKGSAGGIIHRDVKSTNILLDENLVAKVSDFGLSRAGPLDETHVSTDIKGTFGYLDPEYFRTQQLTEKSDVYSFGVLLLEVLCARPALNPTLPREQINLAEWGLRCKKMELLEEIIDPKLEGQIDPNSLRKYSDTIEKCLQDDAANRPTMADVLWDLEYALQLQQSAHPRMPHEDSETIPNDASSAAIRRFPSIGPSMLRDDPDMSQDLDTHLTATEVFSQIKADYGR